From Coffea arabica cultivar ET-39 chromosome 9c, Coffea Arabica ET-39 HiFi, whole genome shotgun sequence, one genomic window encodes:
- the LOC113708255 gene encoding UDP-glycosyltransferase 76B1-like produces MQAKKGRHRLVLFPVPLQGHINPMIHLASILHLKGFSISIIHTQFNSPDHSKYPNFAFHSIPDGLLEHQFSTSDLAALVTRLNLNCIRPFRECLASLLSDNEEHVASLITDSIWHFTQDVADSFKLPRIVFRTTSVCSFLAFHALPHFREKGYLPKQDSQLEARVGEFPPLKVKDIPVIKTRFPESLDRIISLMMEGTKAASGLIFNTFKELEDNELMKIGQEFCIPIFAVGPLHKYFPASSSSLLRQDQSAIIWLDKQAPKSVIYVSFGSIAEMDETQLSEVAWGLANSRQPFLWVIRPGLVQNSEELARLPNGFLEAVEGRGYIVEWAPQQEVLAHPAIGGFWTHSGWNSTLESICEGVPMICSPFFGDQMVNSRFVNDVWKLGLQLEKGLDREEIEMLIRRLMTEKEGEEIRDRVMSLKDTINSCLEQGGSSNQSLESFIDYILSF; encoded by the exons ATGCAAGCCAAGAAGGGAAGACACCGTTTGGTCCTCTTTCCAGTGCCCCTGCAAGGCCACATAAACCCTATGATTCATCTAGCAAGTATTCTTCACTTGAAAGGCTTTAGCATTTCTATAATTCATACCCAATTCAACTCTCCAGACCATTCCAAGTATCCTAATTTTGCCTTCCACTCGATCCCAGATGGCTTGTTGGAACATCAATTTTCTACATCAGATCTTGCAGCTCTTGTCACACGGCTCAACCTTAACTGCATCAGGCCGTTTCGCGAATGCTTGGCTAGTTTATTATCGGATAACGAGGAGCATGTCGCATCCCTGATCACTGACAGCATTTGGCATTTCACTCAGGATGTAGCTGACAGCTTCAAGCTTCCCAGGATTGTGTTCAGGACTACAAGTGTTTGTTCTTTTTTAGCTTTTCATGCCCTTCCTCATTTTCGAGAAAAGGGATATCTCCCAAAACAAG ATTCTCAACTGGAAGCACGAGTGGGAGAATTCCCGCCCCTAAAAGTGAAAGACATTCCAGTGATAAAGACGCGATTCCCGGAATCTTTAGACAGGATAATAAGTCTTATGATGGAAGGGACTAAAGCGGCTTCCGGGCTGATCTTCAACACCTTTAAAGAGCTTGAGGACAACGAACTGATGAAAATTGGCCAAGAATTTTGCATCCCAATTTTTGCAGTAGGCCCACTACACAAATACTTCCCTGCCTCCTCAAGCAGTTTGCTAAGACAAGATCAAAGTGCAATCATTTGGTTGGATAAACAAGCTCCCAAGTCTGTAATCTATGTCAGCTTTGGCAGCATTGCAGAAATGGATGAAACTCAATTATCTGAAGTTGCCTGGGGCCTAGCCAATAGTAGGCAACCTTTCCTCTGGGTGATCAGGCCTGGATTAGTACAAAATTCTGAAGAGCTTGCAAGATTGCCGAATGGATTCTTGGAGGCTGTGGAGGGAAGGGGATATATAGTCGAATGGGCTCCTCAACAAGAAGTACTAGCTCATCCTGCCATTGGAGGGTTCTGGACACATTCAGGATGGAATTCTACGCTGGAAAGTATATGTGAAGGAGTTCCAATGATTTGTTCACCCTTTTTCGGCGATCAAATGGTAAATTCTCGATTTGTTAACGATGTTTGGAAACTTGGATTGCAGTTGGAGAAAGGACTTGATAGAGAGGAGATCGAGATGTTGATTAGAAGATTAATGACAGAAAAAGAAGGggaagaaataagggatagagtaaTGTCTCTCAAGGATACAATTAATTCTTGCTTAGAGCAAGGTGGTTCTTCAAATCAATCACTAGAGAGCTTCATTGATTACATCTTGTCATTCTGA